From Corvus moneduloides isolate bCorMon1 chromosome 2, bCorMon1.pri, whole genome shotgun sequence, one genomic window encodes:
- the MAATS1 gene encoding cilia- and flagella-associated protein 91 isoform X2 has translation MATGLIHFPACSLCSKGKDPVPAFIGRRWRAQQRLEALQQLAVGQSSLQIPQIVYEDPEVGGRNRYKYFAQPLSSSNKLPPGAVLEDVAYTETEPDVQPAAEGSQIFGLMFRTLGTQTDYRDGEAQTDPYSPEYIVHSGSVPEILTLATLTWGRGLPAGQAEIEIIDRIREKRAWEAALPPMDSPSNIAKRLKMMEAMERKEWAYREEEIDKLQKVQLEVFKKLLQRREENQNEVDAMRLHNQWQNHQKAKEEKIRKIQRDCALMLRKLIAKSKNLMGKLERRDIIKEYNDFSSQTYAPLSRIGFFPDNNSDYCAVKNFYLNTFAGLCELDKSVPDSVSQLKIKAPKPKCTITKTGYIKKSGRLDAVLAQVHQALLEKKNKAKEPKKPPPVFEKVETPVPKPPTLILEKPSTMFEGKEKRLDLIRELRTTHALQEDGQLLLKAEKQMTLSLQRQQDSQMRQLSSLERDLATVEGRTLANMLDFLSKELVRLQEERKIHALVMLAERQRRMREAEESGRRQLEESRWEEEDEIFRQVVNVQHRTIDTYLEDIILSSMERTAEEQAREEVQKRALEINDIAYEMESRRTRLQSEEIVAELVYNFLIPEAEKSSMRERVRQSQRKHLYAAHRIIHGGTERILADLAGTASAGPSGTAAGPSAADSTHPATVAHELGQGFHKDPTETEDE, from the exons ATGGCTACTGGACTGATTCacttcccagcctgcagcttgTGTTCCAAGGGCAAAGATCCAGTGCCTGCATTTATTGGTCGAAGATGGAGGGCTCAGCAGCGCCTGGAGGCTCTTCAGCAGCTTGCTGT AGGTCAGTCTTCTCTTCAGATACCTCAGATTGTGTATGAAGATCCTGAAGTTGGTGGAAGGAATCGCTACAAATATTTTGCACA ACCTCTCAGCTCTTCTAATAAGCTGCCTCCGGGAGCTGTTCTAGAAGATGTTGCTTATACAGA GACAGAGCCGGATGTCCAGCCAGCTGCAGAAGGTAGCCAGATCTTTGGCCTCATGTTCCGAACTCTGGGGACACAGACAGATTACAGGGATGGTGAAGCACAGACAGATCCCTATTCCCCTGAATATATAGTTCACAGTGGCTCAGTCCCTGAAATTCTGACACTTGCTACACTCACTTGGG GTCGGGGGCTGCCAGCAGGACAAGCTGAGATAGAGATTATTGACCGCATCCGGGAAAAACGTGCTTGGGAAGCAGCTCTTCCACCCATGGACAGTCCCTCAAACATCGCAAAGAGGTTGAAGATGATGGAGGCTATGGAAAGGAAGGAGTGGGCTTATAGAGAAGAGGAAATAGATAA GTTGCAGAAGGTCCAACTGGAAGTCTTTaagaagctgctgcagaggcGAGAGGAGAATCAAAATGAGGTGGATGCCATGCGCTTGCACAACCAGTGGCAAAATCATCAGAAGGctaaagaggagaaaataagaaagattCAGCGTGACTGTGCATTGA tGCTCAGGAAACTGATAGCTAAGAGCAAGAATTTGATGGGAAAGCTGGAGAGACGAGATATCATCAAAGAGTATAATGACTTTTCATCACAAACATATGCTCCTTTGTCTCgaattggtttttttccagacaacAATTCTGACTACTGTGCGGTAAAAAACTTCTATCTTAACACCTTTGCAG GATTGTGTGAACTGGACAAATCTGTACCGGATTCTGTCTCCCAGCTCAAGATTAAAGCTCCAAAACCTAAATGCACTATCACTAAGACTGGCTATATTAAAAAGTCAGGAAGGCTAGATGCAGTCCTGGCACAAGTTCACCAG GCACTACTGGAGAAGAAGAATAAAGCCAAGGAGCCAAAGAAGCCTCCCCCTGTCTTCGAAAAAGTAGAAACCCCTGTTCCTAAGCCACCCACTCTAATCCTGGAAAAACCATCAACT atgtttgaagggaaggagaagcGCCTGGATCTGATCCGGGAGCTGCGCACCACTCACGCGCTCCAGGAGGATGGACAGCTGCTCTTGAAGGCAGAGAAGCAAATGACACTGTCTTTACAGCGACAGCAGGACTCACAAATGCGCCAG ctgtcaTCCCTGGAAAGAGACTTGGCCACGGTAGAAGGAAGGACACTGGCGAACATGCTCGATTTTCTGTCCAAAGAGCTGGTGAGGCTGCAAGAAGAACGGAAGATCCATGCCTTGGTCATGCTGGCTGAGAGGCAGAGACGGATGCGGGAGGCAGAGGAGAGCGGACGTCGTCAGCTGGAAGAGAGCCggtgggaggaggaagatgagattTTCAGACAG GTGGTGAATGTTCAGCACAGAACTATTGACACCTACTTGGAAGATATTATCCTGAGTAGCATGGAGAGGACAGCTGAAGAGCAAGCCAGGGAAGAGGTTCAGAAAAGGGCTCTAGAAATCAATGACATTGCTTACGAAATGGAAAGTCG TCGAACTCGCCTACAGTCAGAAGAGATTGTAGCAGAGCTGGTTTATAATTTCCTGAtcccagaagcagagaaaagctCTATGAGAGAAAGAG TGAGGCAGTCCCAAAGAAAACACCTCTACGCTGCTCATCGGATCATCCACGGGGGCACAGAGAGGATTCTGGCTGAtctggctgggacagccagcGCAGGTCCGAGCGGGACAGCTGCTGGACCAAGTGCAGCTGACAGCACTCACCCCGCCACAGTTGCACATGAACTTGGACAAGGATTCCACAAGGATCCCACAGAGACAGAAGATGAGTGA
- the MAATS1 gene encoding cilia- and flagella-associated protein 91 isoform X1, protein MATGLIHFPACSLCSKGKDPVPAFIGRRWRAQQRLEALQQLAVGQSSLQIPQIVYEDPEVGGRNRYKYFAQPLSSSNKLPPGAVLEDVAYTETEPDVQPAAEGSQIFGLMFRTLGTQTDYRDGEAQTDPYSPEYIVHSGSVPEILTLATLTWGRGLPAGQAEIEIIDRIREKRAWEAALPPMDSPSNIAKRLKMMEAMERKEWAYREEEIDKLQKVQLEVFKKLLQRREENQNEVDAMRLHNQWQNHQKAKEEKIRKIQRDCALMLRKLIAKSKNLMGKLERRDIIKEYNDFSSQTYAPLSRIGFFPDNNSDYCAVKNFYLNTFAGLCELDKSVPDSVSQLKIKAPKPKCTITKTGYIKKSGRLDAVLAQVHQALLEKKNKAKEPKKPPPVFEKVETPVPKPPTLILEKPSTEEEEIDLAVICLQKLLRGRALQNMMFEGKEKRLDLIRELRTTHALQEDGQLLLKAEKQMTLSLQRQQDSQMRQLSSLERDLATVEGRTLANMLDFLSKELVRLQEERKIHALVMLAERQRRMREAEESGRRQLEESRWEEEDEIFRQVVNVQHRTIDTYLEDIILSSMERTAEEQAREEVQKRALEINDIAYEMESRRTRLQSEEIVAELVYNFLIPEAEKSSMRERVRQSQRKHLYAAHRIIHGGTERILADLAGTASAGPSGTAAGPSAADSTHPATVAHELGQGFHKDPTETEDE, encoded by the exons ATGGCTACTGGACTGATTCacttcccagcctgcagcttgTGTTCCAAGGGCAAAGATCCAGTGCCTGCATTTATTGGTCGAAGATGGAGGGCTCAGCAGCGCCTGGAGGCTCTTCAGCAGCTTGCTGT AGGTCAGTCTTCTCTTCAGATACCTCAGATTGTGTATGAAGATCCTGAAGTTGGTGGAAGGAATCGCTACAAATATTTTGCACA ACCTCTCAGCTCTTCTAATAAGCTGCCTCCGGGAGCTGTTCTAGAAGATGTTGCTTATACAGA GACAGAGCCGGATGTCCAGCCAGCTGCAGAAGGTAGCCAGATCTTTGGCCTCATGTTCCGAACTCTGGGGACACAGACAGATTACAGGGATGGTGAAGCACAGACAGATCCCTATTCCCCTGAATATATAGTTCACAGTGGCTCAGTCCCTGAAATTCTGACACTTGCTACACTCACTTGGG GTCGGGGGCTGCCAGCAGGACAAGCTGAGATAGAGATTATTGACCGCATCCGGGAAAAACGTGCTTGGGAAGCAGCTCTTCCACCCATGGACAGTCCCTCAAACATCGCAAAGAGGTTGAAGATGATGGAGGCTATGGAAAGGAAGGAGTGGGCTTATAGAGAAGAGGAAATAGATAA GTTGCAGAAGGTCCAACTGGAAGTCTTTaagaagctgctgcagaggcGAGAGGAGAATCAAAATGAGGTGGATGCCATGCGCTTGCACAACCAGTGGCAAAATCATCAGAAGGctaaagaggagaaaataagaaagattCAGCGTGACTGTGCATTGA tGCTCAGGAAACTGATAGCTAAGAGCAAGAATTTGATGGGAAAGCTGGAGAGACGAGATATCATCAAAGAGTATAATGACTTTTCATCACAAACATATGCTCCTTTGTCTCgaattggtttttttccagacaacAATTCTGACTACTGTGCGGTAAAAAACTTCTATCTTAACACCTTTGCAG GATTGTGTGAACTGGACAAATCTGTACCGGATTCTGTCTCCCAGCTCAAGATTAAAGCTCCAAAACCTAAATGCACTATCACTAAGACTGGCTATATTAAAAAGTCAGGAAGGCTAGATGCAGTCCTGGCACAAGTTCACCAG GCACTACTGGAGAAGAAGAATAAAGCCAAGGAGCCAAAGAAGCCTCCCCCTGTCTTCGAAAAAGTAGAAACCCCTGTTCCTAAGCCACCCACTCTAATCCTGGAAAAACCATCAACT gaggaagaggaaatagACTTGGCAGTGATCTGTCTGCAGAAGTTGCTCCGAGGCAGGGCTCTTCAGAACATG atgtttgaagggaaggagaagcGCCTGGATCTGATCCGGGAGCTGCGCACCACTCACGCGCTCCAGGAGGATGGACAGCTGCTCTTGAAGGCAGAGAAGCAAATGACACTGTCTTTACAGCGACAGCAGGACTCACAAATGCGCCAG ctgtcaTCCCTGGAAAGAGACTTGGCCACGGTAGAAGGAAGGACACTGGCGAACATGCTCGATTTTCTGTCCAAAGAGCTGGTGAGGCTGCAAGAAGAACGGAAGATCCATGCCTTGGTCATGCTGGCTGAGAGGCAGAGACGGATGCGGGAGGCAGAGGAGAGCGGACGTCGTCAGCTGGAAGAGAGCCggtgggaggaggaagatgagattTTCAGACAG GTGGTGAATGTTCAGCACAGAACTATTGACACCTACTTGGAAGATATTATCCTGAGTAGCATGGAGAGGACAGCTGAAGAGCAAGCCAGGGAAGAGGTTCAGAAAAGGGCTCTAGAAATCAATGACATTGCTTACGAAATGGAAAGTCG TCGAACTCGCCTACAGTCAGAAGAGATTGTAGCAGAGCTGGTTTATAATTTCCTGAtcccagaagcagagaaaagctCTATGAGAGAAAGAG TGAGGCAGTCCCAAAGAAAACACCTCTACGCTGCTCATCGGATCATCCACGGGGGCACAGAGAGGATTCTGGCTGAtctggctgggacagccagcGCAGGTCCGAGCGGGACAGCTGCTGGACCAAGTGCAGCTGACAGCACTCACCCCGCCACAGTTGCACATGAACTTGGACAAGGATTCCACAAGGATCCCACAGAGACAGAAGATGAGTGA